One genomic segment of Sminthopsis crassicaudata isolate SCR6 chromosome 2, ASM4859323v1, whole genome shotgun sequence includes these proteins:
- the RRAD gene encoding GTP-binding protein RAD: protein MTLNRGAQRRCGDRRRGSTPFLSQQHLHRRSMPVDERDLQATLPSGPLGQLSSLVRRPSGSPREPSDCWASGSSDSITSSGSESDGHLYKVILLGERGVGKTSLARIFGGVEEGPEAEAAGNTYDRSIVVDGEEASLMVFDIWEQDESQWLSNHCMKMGDAYVIVYSVTDKVSFEKASELRIQLRRARQSEDIPIILVGNKSDLVRSREVSVDEGRACAVVFDCKFIETSAALHHNVQDLFEGIVRQIRLRKDSKEDNARRMANTKRRESIGKKAKRFLGRIVAKNNKKMAFKAKSKSCHDLSVL from the exons ATGACTCTGAACCGTGGAGCTCAGCGGCGTTGCGGGGACCGTCGGCGGGGCAGCACGCCGTTCCTCAGCCAGCAGCATCTGCATCGCCGCAGCATGCCGGTGGACGAGCGAGACCTTCAGGCGACGCTGCCCTCCGGGCCCTTGGGCCAGCTGTCCAGCCTGGTGCGGCGCCCCAGCGGCAGCCCCCGGGAACCCAGCGACTGCTGGGCCTCCGGCTCCTCGGACTCCATCACCTCGTCCGGCAGCGAGTCCGACGGCCACCTGTACAAGGTGATACTTCTAGGAGAGCGCGGCGTGGGCAAAACCAGCCTGGCACGCATCTTTGGAGGCGTTGAGGAGGGACCCGAAGCCGAGGCGGCAG GGAATACTTATGACCGGTCTATTGTAGTGGATGGAGAAGAGGCTTCCCTCATGGTGTTTGACATCTGGGAACAG GATGAAAGTCAGTGGCTGTCCAATCATTGCATGAAGATGGGGGATGCCTATGTAATTGTGTACTCGGTCACCGACAAAGTCAGTTTTGAGAAAGCCTCGGAGCTGCGTATTCAGTTGCGGCGTGCCCGCCAATCAGAGGATATCCCCATCATCCTCGTGGGCAACAAGAGTGACCTGGTCCGCTCCAGAGAAGTCTCTGTGGATG AGGGCCGTGCTTGTGCCGTGGTGTTTGACTGCAAGTTCATTGAGACGTCCGCTGCCCTTCACCACAATGTGCAAGACCTGTTTGAGGGCATCGTCCGGCAGATCCGGCTCCGGAAGGACAGCAAAGAAGACAATGCTCGGCGGATGGCCAACACCAAGAGGCGAGAGAGCATTGGCAAGAAGGCAAAGCGCTTCCTGGGCCGAATTGTGgccaagaacaacaaaaagatggcTTTCAAGGCCAAATCCAAATCCTGCCACGACCTCTCTGTGCTTTAG